A section of the Microbacterium sp. MM2322 genome encodes:
- a CDS encoding MFS transporter, translating into MVSIGEWVAPARLGRDFRWLLASSWTSNVGDGIALAAAPLLIASMTDSPLLVASGAVMQFLPWLLFGLHAGAIADRVDRRLLIMGANAVRALVLVALCTFLLMGVASIWMVLAVAFVYGCAEVFVDTTSSTLLPMMVRKADLGIGNARLQAGFLVANQFGGPPLGAFLFAVGSFWPFAVQAICVALAVVLISRIAVTKPPTDGEERPRTAVHTDIREGIRWLWRNPPVRTLVIVILTFNITWAAPWGVLVLYATEHLGMGPVGYGALTTASAIGGLVATFAFGWLERRFTFATLMRICLSAEVAMHLAFALTTSGVVAFAIMMAFGAYAFVWGTISTTVRQRLVPHELQGRIASVNMVGVFGGLVIGQALGGVIAQLWGLTAPWWFAFVGAAITLVLVWRPITHIAAAKIDGGEDAAH; encoded by the coding sequence CTGGTGAGCATCGGGGAGTGGGTCGCGCCGGCGCGGCTGGGGAGGGACTTCCGCTGGCTGCTCGCCTCGTCGTGGACGAGCAACGTCGGCGACGGCATCGCGCTCGCCGCCGCGCCTCTGCTGATCGCGTCGATGACCGACTCGCCGCTGCTGGTCGCCTCCGGCGCCGTCATGCAGTTCCTGCCGTGGCTGCTCTTCGGGCTTCACGCCGGTGCCATCGCCGATCGCGTCGACCGGCGCCTGCTCATCATGGGCGCCAACGCCGTGCGGGCCCTTGTCCTCGTGGCACTCTGCACCTTCCTCCTCATGGGTGTCGCGAGCATCTGGATGGTCCTCGCCGTCGCCTTCGTCTACGGGTGCGCCGAGGTCTTCGTCGACACGACCAGCAGCACGCTCCTGCCGATGATGGTCCGGAAGGCCGATCTAGGGATCGGCAACGCCCGCCTGCAGGCCGGGTTCCTGGTCGCGAACCAGTTCGGCGGTCCGCCACTCGGCGCCTTCCTCTTCGCGGTCGGCTCCTTCTGGCCCTTCGCCGTGCAGGCGATCTGCGTCGCGCTCGCCGTGGTGCTCATCTCGCGCATCGCCGTGACCAAGCCGCCGACGGACGGCGAGGAGCGGCCGCGCACCGCCGTGCACACCGACATCCGCGAAGGCATCCGATGGCTGTGGCGCAACCCGCCCGTTCGCACCCTGGTCATCGTCATCCTGACGTTCAACATCACGTGGGCGGCGCCCTGGGGCGTGCTCGTCCTCTACGCGACGGAGCACCTCGGGATGGGGCCGGTGGGCTACGGCGCGCTGACGACGGCATCGGCCATCGGCGGATTGGTGGCGACATTCGCGTTCGGATGGCTCGAACGCCGCTTCACGTTCGCGACCCTCATGCGCATCTGCCTCAGCGCCGAGGTCGCGATGCACCTCGCTTTCGCCCTCACGACCTCGGGTGTCGTCGCCTTCGCCATCATGATGGCGTTCGGCGCCTACGCCTTCGTCTGGGGGACGATCTCGACGACGGTGCGCCAGCGCCTCGTCCCGCACGAACTCCAAGGACGCATCGCGTCGGTGAACATGGTGGGCGTCTTCGGCGGCCTCGTCATCGGGCAGGCGCTCGGCGGCGTCATCGCCCAGCTGTGGGGTCTGACCGCGCCGTGGTGGTTCGCCTTCGTGGGCGCTGCCATCACCCTCGTGCTCGTGTGGCGGCCGATCACTCACATCGCGGCGGCGAAGATCGACGGCGGGGAGGATGCCGCGCACTGA
- a CDS encoding NADPH:quinone reductase: MKAIIYRAPGASDVLSLVDRDIAVPGAGEVRVRIAVSGVNPTDWKSRAGGTQRASYAETVPNQDGAGIVDALGDGVDGLSVGDRVWVHLAQHQRPTGTAQEYTVVPASRAIRLPDGVDFATAASLGVPAVTAHRALTVHEDGPARLAPGALAGRTVLVAGGAGAVGHAAIQLARWAGATVITTVSSDAKADLARAAGAHHIIDYTQGDLVEKVRDVAPDGVDQFVEVSLATNAAVDAEVAAGHAVIAFYADDNGDTFSMPIRPTFAKNIRVQGVLLYTVGEPALDAAIADITLALQDGVLPVGEEHGLPLTWFPLAETAAAHDAVEAATVGKVLIRVAEL; this comes from the coding sequence ATGAAGGCGATCATCTACCGCGCCCCGGGCGCATCCGACGTCCTGTCCCTCGTCGACCGCGACATCGCGGTGCCCGGCGCCGGCGAGGTGCGCGTGCGCATCGCCGTGTCCGGCGTGAATCCGACCGACTGGAAGTCCCGCGCCGGCGGGACGCAGCGTGCCTCCTACGCCGAGACCGTGCCCAATCAGGACGGCGCCGGCATCGTGGATGCGCTCGGCGACGGTGTCGACGGGCTCTCCGTCGGCGACCGCGTGTGGGTGCACCTCGCCCAGCACCAGCGCCCCACGGGCACCGCGCAGGAGTACACGGTGGTCCCGGCATCCCGCGCCATCCGACTTCCGGACGGCGTCGATTTCGCGACCGCAGCCAGCCTCGGCGTGCCCGCCGTCACCGCGCACCGCGCATTGACCGTCCACGAGGACGGCCCCGCACGTCTCGCCCCTGGCGCTCTCGCGGGTCGCACCGTGCTCGTCGCCGGAGGTGCGGGCGCTGTCGGCCACGCCGCCATCCAACTCGCTCGCTGGGCCGGGGCGACCGTCATCACGACCGTCAGCTCCGATGCCAAGGCCGACCTTGCCCGCGCGGCGGGTGCTCACCACATCATCGATTACACGCAGGGCGACCTGGTCGAGAAGGTGCGGGACGTCGCTCCCGACGGTGTGGACCAGTTCGTCGAAGTGTCCCTCGCCACGAACGCCGCCGTCGATGCGGAGGTCGCCGCCGGCCACGCGGTGATCGCGTTCTACGCCGACGACAACGGCGACACGTTCAGCATGCCGATCCGGCCCACGTTCGCGAAGAACATCCGGGTGCAGGGAGTTCTGCTCTACACGGTCGGCGAACCGGCACTGGATGCTGCGATCGCCGACATCACGCTGGCCCTCCAGGACGGCGTGCTCCCCGTCGGGGAGGAACACGGCCTCCCGCTGACCTGGTTCCCGCTCGCCGAGACCGCGGCGGCGCACGACGCCGTCGAAGCGGCGACCGTGGGCAAGGTCCTGATTCGCGTCGCGGAGCTCTGA
- a CDS encoding sodium:proton antiporter translates to MIETLLGLVVALLVVALTTVVGRWAGIAAPILMVAVGVGGSFLPMFDDFVLDPEWILLGILPPLLYSAAVSMPAMHFRREFGAIAGLSVFLVIGTALALGLFFMIVIPDLGFAWGVALGAIVSPTDAVATSIIKRTPVSKRVIAILEGESLLNDATALVLLRTAIAAAAASFSFWGAVGTFAYAVVVAVLIGGFLGWLNLTVRRRATDPTVNTVLSFTVPFLAAIPAELLGASGLVAAVVAGIITGVGGPRVFSARNRLSDAQNWRTVELVLEGLVFLFMGLQLTTIISDVQAAHAGVAPALLIAAGAWLLTVVVRAGYVAPLLALLSLSARRVRRLQPRLETIAQRLESEEGEKKLVAAFARRGRTVSRDTVRRFGPRVTRGLADIRYFQEAPLGWREGALVVWAGMRGAITLAAAQTLPEDTPQRSVLILVAFGVAVLSLVGQGSSVAAMVTVLTPAGAQEETRQREREERRHILELLRESAAIVPAVETTGRRGPLPDLRDRKRSPSGGHRRAAPRASRRPRQRHLRRRRARSRAGCHRCGADRDRTALGPRLTSI, encoded by the coding sequence GTGATCGAGACGCTCCTGGGCCTGGTGGTCGCCCTCCTCGTCGTCGCCCTGACCACCGTCGTTGGACGGTGGGCGGGTATCGCTGCGCCGATCCTCATGGTCGCCGTCGGCGTCGGCGGCAGCTTCCTGCCGATGTTCGACGACTTCGTCCTCGACCCGGAGTGGATCCTTCTCGGCATCCTGCCGCCCCTTCTCTACTCGGCAGCCGTCTCGATGCCGGCGATGCACTTCCGACGCGAGTTCGGCGCGATCGCGGGGCTTTCGGTGTTCCTCGTCATCGGAACCGCGCTCGCTCTCGGGCTGTTCTTCATGATCGTGATCCCCGATCTCGGGTTCGCGTGGGGCGTCGCGCTCGGCGCGATCGTCAGCCCGACCGACGCGGTCGCGACGTCGATCATCAAACGCACGCCCGTCTCGAAGCGTGTGATCGCGATCCTCGAGGGGGAGAGCCTCCTCAACGACGCCACGGCGCTCGTGCTGCTGCGAACGGCGATCGCGGCGGCCGCGGCATCCTTCTCCTTCTGGGGAGCGGTCGGCACGTTCGCTTACGCCGTCGTGGTGGCCGTGCTCATCGGCGGCTTCCTCGGGTGGCTCAACCTCACGGTGCGACGTCGCGCGACGGACCCGACGGTGAACACCGTGCTGTCGTTCACCGTGCCGTTCCTCGCTGCGATCCCCGCCGAACTCCTCGGCGCTTCGGGCCTGGTCGCGGCGGTCGTCGCGGGCATCATCACGGGAGTCGGCGGACCGCGGGTGTTCTCTGCCCGCAACCGACTCTCCGACGCGCAGAACTGGCGCACGGTCGAGCTCGTCCTCGAGGGGCTCGTGTTCCTGTTCATGGGGCTGCAGCTGACGACGATCATCTCCGACGTGCAGGCTGCGCACGCCGGTGTCGCACCGGCGCTCCTGATCGCGGCGGGCGCGTGGTTGCTCACCGTCGTCGTCCGGGCCGGGTACGTGGCTCCGCTCCTGGCGCTCCTCTCGCTCAGTGCGCGTCGCGTCCGCAGGCTGCAGCCCCGGCTCGAGACCATCGCGCAGCGGCTCGAGAGCGAGGAGGGCGAGAAGAAGCTCGTCGCCGCCTTCGCCCGTCGGGGTCGGACGGTCTCCCGCGACACCGTCCGCCGCTTCGGACCCCGGGTCACGCGAGGCCTCGCGGACATCCGCTACTTCCAGGAGGCGCCGCTCGGATGGCGCGAGGGCGCCCTCGTGGTGTGGGCGGGGATGCGGGGCGCCATCACGCTCGCCGCCGCGCAGACGCTCCCCGAGGACACGCCGCAGCGGTCGGTCCTCATCCTCGTGGCGTTCGGCGTCGCCGTCCTCTCCCTCGTCGGCCAGGGCTCGTCGGTCGCGGCGATGGTCACCGTGCTCACGCCCGCGGGTGCGCAGGAGGAGACCCGCCAGCGGGAGCGCGAGGAACGACGGCACATCCTCGAGCTGCTCCGCGAGAGCGCGGCGATCGTGCCCGCAGTCGAGACGACCGGCCGACGCGGACCGCTCCCTGATCTTCGAGATCGAAAGCGCTCACCGTCTGGAGGTCATCGCCGAGCAGCGCCGCGCGCTTCTCGACGCCCGCGACAGCGGCACCTTCGACGCCGACGTGCTCGCTCACGAGCTGGCTGTCATCGATGCGGCGCAGATCGCGATCGAACTGCGCTCGGACCGAGGCTGACCTCGATCTAG